GGGGTTACATACTGGTACGCGACACCAATAATTAAAAGACAATTCACGGCTGGCTACAGTGTGATAGATTACTATACAACAGATGGATCGGCCATGGGtaaataaaacttgttttaagCGCCTGTTTAAACGTTTTTATCCTGCAATCGACCTTTCTACTGTATATGAATATATCGTCTCCTGGTATCCTGTTTCTACTGCGAGCGAACGGTTATGTCATATTACTATTTACGTCATTAGTTTGGGTCTTCATTGTGGTTCCGTTGAAGTTATGTCgatttctttcaaaaacaaattcaacgatttgaagaaagaaaaatgcaggataaagacaataactgtttcgtgtctttaaatatcagctgtatttgtactcggctcgaaacaggagaAGTATTGTACTGACGTTCGCCAAAGCTCGCATTACACCTGATTATTAGCCTAAAGAGTTATCTGGGTTTTTTTcacttattgtttttatttctgtaaacttttacccctttttgatgttaaaatttcataaatttccacAAAAAAGATGGCCATATGCATTTTCTGCGAAGAACTCCGAAGTATAAGGATGTTcgcttttgttgttttttttttaatttttgtcagatattcggaatcctttggttttatccatgtaatGCCATTAAAAGATTCTACTAATCACtcatattttcttttcataatttgacTACAAATAGTTTAAAACGCAATCTTTGAAAATTCTATCAATGAACCTTGAATTCTCATGTTTAACACTTGTTGACAGAAAAAATGGTGCCAATGTTTAATGTAtgaaaaatttagagaaaattcTTTCCCGtgaaattttcaatggcttacaTTTCGAAAACGAGCACTCGAacccttcatttttttctgcttatATAATTCCATTATTTATTATACTATCAATTGATAACagtcttcttttaaaaaaagctTGTATTTTAGaaacagagtagcaaacatcTTTAGATGTAATGTTAGTTTATTTGTTTGATTCTTTGTTTTGTAGGTGCATCTCCTACTTGTGTAGATGAATATTATGACTCAACATCAGGATACTATTACTATCTGTTGTACTATGGCGATGAGAATGTTTACAGTTTGGACACGGACATTGAGATATGTCATGGCTACAAACAGTTCGACAATGTACTCAGGGAATTCTACCGTaagattttttaaattcttaaatataaCCTTTTCAACACAGTATTCTCTGCATAAAGAACAGGCCTTCGTTTTCTCTCAAAACTTACAGTGTTGGTTTTTATGTATACTGCCTGATGATGTACTACGCCGTACCGGCGATGAGAAAATTTACAGTTTGGACAAGGGCCTTAAAATATGTCATAGCTGCAAATGGTTCGATAATAAAAGTTTTCTAGAATAAGAGTTTTAAAATTAgatgtacaatgtattttatGTTGTCTAACCTATGTTTAATTcccttttatattttgtttgaaaatcatatggTAATTAAACTGCTCATTATGAACACTGTGATTGGCGATTGGCTAATAAAGTGTCTGTCGGTctgtcggtcggtcggtcggtctgTCTGATTTGTCAAATCTGATTTTTAAGCTACTGTTGGGTATAATTGAGTTAAAAGTTTATTGTTAACGTTATTTTACCAATCATATAACCGTcaattcttttgaaatattttatatttttgccaaagggtcaaagttaatattttggtccaaaatttataaaatttaaacgagccaaattaatttaagtcaaTGCGATTGGTATCACATTAATTTgtagttttttgtaaaattttcagACGAGTTTGCATTTACCGGCACTATAACCAGTGCACAGGATTGTGTTGGGCTATTTACTGCAGGTTCTTCCAGTATAGCTCTTTCaaaatgtatgtatttttatgatatataaagaaAGTATCTAGAGTTGACATAAGATCGACAAAATACCATACAAAATAATTCGTAAAAAATACTCAATATTATGAACACGAATATtcttatgtggtttttttttctttgtaagaggTTTACTTCACGACAGGTCTTGAACGGTGAGACAGAGAACTCACATGTAATGGAAGACTATGATATGCAATTTGGGGTTTAGTGTGGCGTTcagtatcactgaactagtatatatatttgtttaggggccagttgaaggacgcctccgggtgcgggaatttctcgctgcattgaagacctgttggttaccttctgctgttgtatgttgtatggtcgggttgttggctctttgacacatttcctattccccatttccattctcaattttatttttatagagtGATTAAATGATTGGCACAttgcaaaaaaaatgtatattagtgaTGCCTCTACGCTAGAATAAGAAATATCCGtttgttatttttcttgttaaattacTAAAATTACCTATAAGCTGTTTGATACTACATTGTATATACATAAATTCAGAGAAAACCAACTACAAAATAGATGAAAAGAGTGCAGCTtagtttaatttgtatttttgtatttccaATTAAAAAATTGCAGTCAGTCAGCAGTTTTTTAAACGGCACTTGGGTAATCTCAAGTATATATAATATACTCTCTAAAGAAAAAATAGGCGGAAGATACAAACTGAACATCAAAATTGATTAGTCAAAGAAAATCTAACAACGACATGGGAAACAAACGAAAGTCGACTAAAAGACTGTCACACATAATTGACTTCAGGAAAATCACTTCTAATTTTTAACGTTAAAATGTTCAAAAgatatatggaagtttttaacgaccttgactgtctAAACAGCCCTTGCACAGTCGGGTGTTTAAAAGATAGACAACACCATGCGCAATAAAGCAATGGTATGTCGTACCACAGAATGCTCGCAATTACTGAAAACAAGCTCTACCTACAGGTAATAGGTAATCGTGCTGTCCTACTCTTATATCAGTGGCTGTACTTCGGACAGATTGTATGCATcaatacaaaaataacatttataatacAATATGTATAGACTGTTAATGCCTAAAAATGAGagaaataataattaaacaaatCACTATGTTATTTTCATTGTCTTTTCTAGACGACTTTCAGTATGCAAACTGCCCGTTTGATTTCACCACCTATGACTTCACCTTCAGTGATAAAGGAAACCCCGACTACTGTGCTGGTAAAACTTCTGAAGCCTATATCGAGAATGAAGTCATCGCTTTAAAGAGTTGTTATGATCCCCTGAATATTACCTCAGGTAAATAATCTAGCAGAATgatatttttttggattttttttattctataattTCGTTTAGTTAAGAGGTGActatcattttattatttattgattgattattggttttCAACGCCACTTACAGCATTCCTGTCTGCATGACATGGAAAAACGTCCGAATGCCCTGGAAGAAAACCACTGACCTGgaacctgaaaaaaaataaattccaaataTATTAAGATCGAAGTCGAACGTGCGAGTCTGCCACTCAACGGCTCAGTGTTGACAGACAATGGGAAACTGAAGATGAACTACTTAAACCACTTGGCCACAGAGGACCCCCTTTCATGATATATTcacatttaaatttttgttgacgaaagatctactgcttgtACTCATGATTCATTCTTGcgattcaaatgattttttagtATAAATTTAAACTGtccaattttgttttatatatattcagtGTTACAGAATTACAACCTCTTCCGTGTCCTAATAATTTAGTTTAATCTTACCACGTTATCGTTACccataacaatatatatataccttatGTTTTTCAGCTGCTCCTTATTATGGGCCATTTTCATGCCTTGGTAGTTGGCCAGCAGATAAAAAGGACACAACTTCTTTTGGTGATTTTATAGTTATCGAGATGTATGATGAGGCAAAATGGCCATATTGTGGGGTACGACACCaacctttttttaattaaagatgtatatacaatataagtATACATTATCAATAACATGTACAGAAAAATATTGGTAAAGTCTTTGGACACCGGAAGAATTTTAAAATGCGCGACATTGTACAAAAGTGTGTTTTCCTGCAATTTGAATACTAACGCttaaatttttactttataataTTCGTGGTCTCAtttttttcatagatttataAATTACATGTACGCAGAAATCAACATGGATAATAACATACATTAAAAAAACttatcattgtatatattttatattttttagcgGTATAAAGTTGACacaaatggcgtcattacaattTCTATTTACCTGTCAATGAGTCAGGGAGACTGGTTCCCTGTAATGTGTATTGCATCGGTTGATAACGAGTTCATGTACGATGACGGAAACCAGAAGTTTGTGAGAATGGTGTTTACTCCCCCTTATACATGTAAGACGATGCATAGTTTACTATATTCACATTTTTAacaatttgcaaaattttgcaaTTAGATCAATTCTTTTTTCTAATGAGAGCTGATTTTGGCTGTATTTTAGGAacatttattcatgaaaatatatATTGACTTTAAAAATTCTGTTCCTAGAATCATTCCAGAAACTTGTTTTTAGGAGGATTTTTGTATTGTTAATTCATCCATTTTTCATACAATCGTTcataatataaagatataaatgaatatcttctacaataaaaataaagaagaaaggAAAACTTTGTTTAATTAATTTAACTTAAACTGTTAAAATTTACAAGTGTGTAAAATTTCATGTTATTTTACTTAAACATTCGCATTTTTTTAACAGCAACAATAGAGCAAACAACACAAGCTGACTCGACGATAGTAACAACTGAATCGGCAATTACAACATCTATCGAACCGACAACTACCGAACTGACAACTACTGAACCAACAACTACCGAACTGACAACTACCGAACTGACAACTACTGAACCAACAACTACCGAACTGACAACTACCGAACCGACACCTATTGTACCAACAACTACCGAACCGACGACCACCGAACTGACAACGACTGAACCAACAACTACCGAACTGACAACTACTGAACCGACAACAACCGAACAGACAACTATTGTACCAACAACTAACGAACCGACAACAACCGAACAGACAACAAAAGAAACGACCACTACTGTTCCGACAACTTCAACAACTGATCCGACAAGTACAACAACTGATCCGACAACTACAACAACAACTGCTCCGACAATTACAACAACAACTGTTCCGACAACTTTAACAACTGTTCCGACAACTTCTACAAATGTTCCGACAACTTCAACAACTGATCCGACAACTTCATCAACTGATCCGACAACTTCAACAACTGAACTAATCATAGCAGCGGTTGGATCAACTAATACCTCAAACAGTAAATATGTATTTCTTTTAcgatttccttttttaaaagcaTAAGTTAGCATATAGTAAGAGATCTTTTGTGAAGAAcacttttattcattttaaggacagtttttattggtgaaggaagccggagtgcccggaaaAAACCACCGATCTTCGATAGGAAAActtacaatcctagtcaattaagattggagtcgaatgcACTCGAAAAAgcaggattcgaactcacaacctcagtgttgactagttagtgattacagtagtaactacttagaccacttggccaccgatgCCCCTTTTTGTTTATTATAGCTATTCGACTAATTTATCTATAGtcagtttcttttttctttgttatagCTATTCGACAAATTATCTATAGTCTATAATTACTTTTTCTTTCTATTGTAGACATGGTGACATCAAAATCATCAAAGTCTGAAATATGGAATAGCATACGTGATTTATACTGGCCATGGTGGATTCTTGTCGGGGTTTCAATTCTTCTGCTAGCTTTATTGACATGTTGTTTGATTTACGCTGCAAAGAGACGAAAACGTGAAGTAGATGACCATGAAAAAGGAAAACAGATGAGCGACAGGAGTCAGGCAAATTTACAACAAACTTCAAAAACCAGTGGAACCAGTTTGAATAAAGATGCAACTAAAGCACCACAACGTGCAAGAAAGATTACAGTCAAACCTTTTGTTCCACccaaaaaatggaatttttagtTTCTATGATAAATTTCTAATAACATTGAATCGAATAATTGTAAAAGTAGCTTTCTGATCTTTATACgagtatatatatatggtattttttatataattttcaactttagcaTGAGCTCAAtaattgttattttcaattttagctcGCATGCAAAATTCTATAAGAAAACTCCAAACTCATTATTGTTAAACGTATTTTGGGAAAGTTTGGAGAGCCAATAAAGTTGTTTTGGAAGTTCAATTTCTGGACTAATTTCTGTGAGCACTGACAACTTATTATTTTACTATACCGTCAATATTTAAACGAAAGAAACAATATCAGCACGAACTTTAGCGCCAAGAGTTAAACAGGGCTGAGTTCAATATCGTaacagctacgtagtgctacgtagatttttaCTATTGatcgtgtagctatagactagttgttacatatatattgatagcagctacgtagctggtacgatattgaactcaacccagttGTCACAGTAGCATTAGAATGATTAAATTAAGGCGTCAAAACAGTTTTCACAGAAGCAGTAGAATAATTATTCAAAGGAAGcagagaaaaaaataagaattattaCTTGTACATTCCTCCATATTATTAGTTGTTTATTATTAAGAAGTGTGTTACTTTGTTGAAcaacatttatttattgtaaaaaaaaatgggttaatttaatttttaaaaaacattttatttcttgaGTTGAACTTTCATGTATTACTTCATTTTTGTGaattcattcatttttaaaaattcatttggtAGCAGCCCTAGGTTTTGTCAAATGAAAGTGTACAGTCATTGTACACTTGTTGACTCCTGCTGGAAACGGTGAAGATTTTACACTCAAACATGTTTTCATGGATATGGAACAGTTGATAAAACAAATAACGCATAGAAATCaaagaatttttaaatataatttctgATTAGTGCCTCTGTAGTTTATATTCAGATCGCTCACTGTCAAAACATTACTTTGTCATTGAACCGTCTCCGAACATGTTCTGGATAAGTTTATATACACagttgttttattgtattttttttcttttgtatgggggacatatggttggactCCTCTTTTTGTATGATTTGCATGTGTTGGAACCCACCTTTTTGAAAATGACTTGACCTGCGCCGTTACTTTAATTGGGAATTTGTTGTATCTTTACTCTTCTTGCATGTATCTTTTGTGCGAGTATATTATTGTAACCCTTTAATTTGTATCTctgatttttgtgttattttaatatttattgtttattttaattctCTGATGCATTTATTCTATAGGCGTTTTGTTCgagtttttctttttgtattcaGTATTTAtcaattgttaaacattttagatgttactatttatttttgttttttgaattgtttagaaTTACGTTTTATATATGACACGGTTAATTCAATAAACTAAGTTATTGTTGTGAATTTGATCCATGATAActcaaatgcatttaaaattgacGATACCAAGCTCCCAATTATTTGTTACGTTTACAAAAATAGGCCAATATTTAATTGCGCCAAAAACAAGTCCATATGCGCCGCAACTCATTTGCGTCAATGCTACTTCTATACGTCACTTCATTTCGAAAACTATAGAAAGGtttggtatgagtgcaaatgagacaactctccaaccaagtcacaactggtaaaagtaaaccattgtaggtcaaagtatggtcttcaacacggagccttggatcataccgaacagcaagctataatgggcccaaaaataactagtgtaaataaagacaacagtagtataccgttgttcaaaattcataaatcgatagagaaaaaaacaaatccaggccacaaaccaaaaccgaggaaaacgtatcaaatataagagaactacgacacaacaccgaaacgtaacacacacagaaacgaactataatgtaacaatggcaattttcctgacttggtacagggcataaaaccattcaaacaggaaaaccaacggtccaaaTGATAAATCTA
Above is a window of Mytilus galloprovincialis chromosome 7, xbMytGall1.hap1.1, whole genome shotgun sequence DNA encoding:
- the LOC143081850 gene encoding uncharacterized protein LOC143081850 codes for the protein MEIFCKVVSFCSYLFVGILFLLQGKLVSTACTGKGFPVEWTTATAGVTYWYATPIIKRQFTAGYSVIDYYTTDGSAMGASPTCVDEYYDSTSGYYYYLLYYGDENVYSLDTDIEICHGYKQFDNVLREFYHEFAFTGTITSAQDCVGLFTAGSSSIALSKYDFQYANCPFDFTTYDFTFSDKGNPDYCAGKTSEAYIENEVIALKSCYDPLNITSAAPYYGPFSCLGSWPADKKDTTSFGDFIVIEMYDEAKWPYCGRYKVDTNGVITISIYLSMSQGDWFPVMCIASVDNEFMYDDGNQKFVRMVFTPPYTSTIEQTTQADSTIVTTESAITTSIEPTTTELTTTEPTTTELTTTELTTTEPTTTELTTTEPTPIVPTTTEPTTTELTTTEPTTTELTTTEPTTTEQTTIVPTTNEPTTTEQTTKETTTTVPTTSTTDPTSTTTDPTTTTTTAPTITTTTVPTTLTTVPTTSTNVPTTSTTDPTTSSTDPTTSTTELIIAAVGSTNTSNNMVTSKSSKSEIWNSIRDLYWPWWILVGVSILLLALLTCCLIYAAKRRKREVDDHEKGKQMSDRSQANLQQTSKTSGTSLNKDATKAPQRARKITVKPFVPPKKWNF